One window from the genome of Kaistella carnis encodes:
- a CDS encoding lysylphosphatidylglycerol synthase transmembrane domain-containing protein, with protein sequence MVPYAAFVNKNFGNSWIWLVGLGLFIGLVLWMVNSLRKKGLFYDFIKQHFPKQITNINEFVGGEIHKKYFYLTIFISILIEFCGIFHLLIAMLAFGVNGSFSAAAVGYTISVLLMLVSPFLRGLGAVEFTLIYILANFGFSHSQGLGITLCLTDPKYKVRI encoded by the coding sequence GTGGTTCCTTATGCTGCTTTTGTCAATAAAAACTTTGGAAATTCCTGGATCTGGCTCGTTGGCCTTGGACTTTTTATAGGCCTCGTCTTATGGATGGTCAATTCTCTGCGAAAAAAGGGTTTATTCTATGATTTTATAAAACAACATTTCCCCAAACAAATCACTAATATCAATGAATTTGTCGGCGGAGAAATTCACAAAAAGTATTTCTACCTAACGATATTTATTTCAATTCTCATCGAGTTTTGTGGGATATTCCATCTCTTGATTGCAATGTTAGCTTTTGGGGTAAACGGCTCCTTCTCAGCAGCCGCAGTAGGTTATACCATTTCGGTGTTGCTCATGTTGGTTTCTCCTTTCTTAAGAGGTTTGGGTGCAGTAGAATTCACTTTGATTTACATTCTGGCGAACTTCGGCTTTTCTCATAGTCAAGGTTTAGGAATTACATTATGTTTGACAGATCCGAAATACAAGGTCAGGATTTAA
- a CDS encoding phosphatidylglycerol lysyltransferase domain-containing protein, with translation MIRKTVKAPNGSMDAMIVKLVEYAKSNELWYINLGLTPLGEMKEPDNTAEEVLKFVYNRIGSFKHYQSLRDFKEKYADRWENKYLIYGSDFDLLQIPAALRKITKPK, from the coding sequence TTGATTCGAAAAACAGTAAAAGCGCCCAACGGCAGTATGGATGCTATGATTGTAAAACTCGTAGAATATGCAAAATCTAACGAACTGTGGTACATCAATTTGGGACTGACCCCTTTGGGAGAAATGAAAGAACCCGATAATACAGCGGAAGAAGTTCTGAAATTTGTGTACAATAGGATCGGGAGTTTTAAACATTATCAAAGTTTGCGGGATTTCAAAGAAAAATATGCGGATCGGTGGGAAAATAAATATTTGATTTATGGCAGCGATTTCGATCTTCTACAAATTCCGGCAGCTTTACGTAAAATCACAAAACCAAAATGA